The following proteins are co-located in the uncultured Draconibacterium sp. genome:
- a CDS encoding Nif3-like dinuclear metal center hexameric protein: MTKIKNISSFFENLAPLQLQESYDNAGLIVGDYNAEVDTVLVTLDVTEEVIDEAIRKKAGLIVAHHPIVFSGLKKITGKNYVERTLLKAIKNDIAIYAAHTNLDSVEGGVNGKICEKLGLENCKILQPAGGQLKKLVTFIPVEQAPQVREAVFAAGAGNIGNYDSCGFDMEGKGTFRGNELTNPFVGEKGEIHTEKEIRFETIFPAYIQGKVISALLNAHPYEEVAYDIYSLDNKFNKVGMGMIGTLPEEKNETDFLQQLKSTFNTGVIKHTALKNKKVKKVAVCGGAGSFLLYQAIAAGADVFVSGDFKYHQFFDAENKIVIADIGHFESEQFTKELFYELLTKNFPKFAIHLSEVSTNPVFYF; the protein is encoded by the coding sequence ATGACAAAGATTAAAAACATAAGTAGCTTTTTCGAAAATCTGGCACCACTGCAGTTGCAAGAGTCATATGATAATGCCGGTTTAATTGTTGGCGATTATAATGCCGAAGTAGACACGGTGCTGGTAACTCTCGATGTTACTGAGGAAGTGATTGATGAAGCCATTCGTAAAAAAGCAGGTCTAATAGTAGCCCACCATCCTATTGTTTTTTCGGGTCTAAAAAAAATTACCGGCAAAAATTATGTGGAACGCACACTTTTAAAAGCCATTAAAAACGACATCGCCATTTATGCGGCTCATACAAACCTCGACAGTGTTGAGGGTGGTGTTAACGGAAAAATATGTGAAAAACTTGGCCTCGAAAATTGTAAAATATTGCAGCCGGCAGGCGGACAGTTAAAAAAACTGGTAACCTTTATTCCGGTTGAACAGGCCCCACAAGTGCGTGAAGCTGTATTTGCTGCCGGAGCCGGAAACATTGGCAATTACGATTCGTGCGGATTCGACATGGAAGGCAAAGGAACTTTCAGAGGAAACGAACTTACAAATCCTTTTGTTGGAGAGAAAGGAGAAATACATACCGAAAAAGAAATTCGCTTTGAAACCATTTTCCCGGCATACATTCAAGGTAAAGTGATCAGCGCCCTCCTAAATGCTCATCCTTACGAAGAAGTTGCCTACGATATTTATTCGCTCGACAACAAATTTAACAAAGTGGGGATGGGAATGATCGGTACGCTGCCGGAAGAGAAAAACGAGACCGATTTCCTGCAGCAATTAAAATCAACATTTAATACCGGAGTGATAAAACATACTGCTTTAAAAAACAAAAAAGTTAAAAAAGTGGCGGTTTGCGGAGGCGCCGGCTCATTCCTTCTATACCAGGCAATTGCAGCCGGAGCAGATGTTTTTGTGAGCGGTGACTTTAAATACCATCAGTTTTTTGATGCAGAAAATAAAATAGTTATTGCAGATATCGGACATTTTGAGAGTGAACAATTCACTAAAGAACTTTTTTATGAGTTACTTACGAAAAATTTCCCTAAATTTGCAATCCATTTGTCAGAGGTGAGTACCAACCCGGTTTTTTACTTCTGA
- a CDS encoding TPM domain-containing protein: MSVHKYFTEESKLQITNAIRVAETNTSGEIRVHIENRCKGDVLDRAAYLFEKLEMHKTDLRNGVLFYLAVEDHKFAILGDGGINAKVANDFWESTKEVVISKLKKGLYAEALSDGIIMAGEQLKANFPYQDDDVNELSDEISFGKN; this comes from the coding sequence ATGAGTGTTCATAAATATTTTACAGAGGAGAGCAAGTTGCAAATAACAAATGCGATTCGGGTTGCCGAAACAAATACTTCAGGCGAGATTCGTGTACACATCGAAAACAGATGCAAAGGCGATGTATTGGATCGGGCGGCATATCTTTTTGAAAAACTGGAAATGCATAAAACGGATCTTCGTAACGGAGTGCTTTTTTACCTGGCAGTTGAAGATCACAAATTTGCGATACTTGGCGACGGCGGAATTAATGCAAAAGTTGCCAACGATTTTTGGGAAAGTACCAAAGAAGTAGTTATCTCAAAATTGAAAAAGGGATTGTATGCCGAGGCGCTTTCGGATGGTATAATAATGGCGGGAGAACAGTTAAAAGCGAATTTTCCATATCAGGATGATGACGTAAACGAGCTTTCAGATGAGATTTCGTTTGGGAAAAATTAG
- a CDS encoding MerR family transcriptional regulator gives MPYKKPKIEKIYYTIGEVAKMMDVGTPTIRYWENEFEALKPFKNKKGNRMFTPEDIETVRFIHYLVKTRGLTIKGAKKKLKENRTETIDNYEIVKRLEDIKQELIEIRDGLNANDKD, from the coding sequence GTGCCCTACAAAAAGCCCAAAATAGAAAAGATTTACTATACCATTGGAGAAGTGGCCAAAATGATGGATGTGGGAACTCCTACAATTCGATATTGGGAAAATGAGTTTGAAGCGTTGAAGCCATTCAAAAACAAAAAGGGCAACCGGATGTTTACTCCAGAGGACATTGAAACAGTTCGCTTTATTCATTACCTGGTAAAAACGCGCGGACTAACAATTAAAGGGGCAAAAAAGAAATTAAAAGAAAACCGTACTGAAACAATCGACAATTACGAAATTGTTAAGCGACTGGAAGATATAAAACAAGAGTTAATAGAAATTCGGGACGGATTAAACGCGAATGACAAAGATTAA
- a CDS encoding TPM domain-containing protein, protein MKNIITILIALLGFTTVSLAQIPDRPTPQRLVNDFAHVLSKDQVNQIENSLTDFARKTSTQFVIVTVPDLQGYDKADFAYQIGEKWGVGQKGKDNGLVVLLKPKTNNSRGEIFIATGYGLEGVLPDAILNGAVVDNEMIPRFKQNDYFGGLAAGLNVMMDIAGGEYTAENYKEKVSSGRSGGIPFLIILFVVIFSLFGRSRSRRMYSPGRSLPFWLAMGMMSGGGRSSGSFGNFSSGSGGFGGGGFGGFGGGSFGGGGAGGSW, encoded by the coding sequence ATGAAAAACATTATAACAATACTAATTGCATTACTTGGTTTTACTACAGTTTCTTTGGCTCAGATTCCGGATAGACCAACGCCACAGCGTTTGGTTAACGACTTTGCCCATGTGCTGAGTAAGGATCAGGTAAACCAGATAGAAAATTCACTCACCGACTTTGCCCGCAAAACATCAACTCAATTTGTAATTGTAACAGTGCCCGATTTACAGGGGTACGATAAAGCTGATTTTGCGTATCAAATAGGAGAAAAGTGGGGTGTGGGACAAAAAGGCAAAGACAATGGTTTGGTTGTTTTGTTAAAACCAAAAACCAACAATAGCCGCGGTGAAATATTTATAGCAACCGGTTATGGGCTTGAAGGTGTATTGCCCGATGCCATTTTAAACGGCGCTGTTGTAGATAATGAGATGATTCCACGTTTTAAACAAAACGACTATTTTGGAGGTTTAGCTGCCGGATTAAATGTAATGATGGACATTGCCGGCGGAGAATATACCGCAGAAAATTACAAAGAAAAAGTAAGCAGTGGCAGAAGCGGAGGAATTCCATTTCTAATTATCTTATTTGTGGTGATTTTCTCTTTGTTTGGCAGGAGCAGAAGCAGAAGAATGTATTCGCCGGGAAGAAGTTTACCTTTTTGGTTGGCTATGGGAATGATGTCGGGAGGAGGTCGTTCATCGGGCTCGTTTGGTAATTTTTCGTCAGGAAGTGGTGGCTTTGGTGGCGGCGGCTTTGGCGGTTTCGGCGGAGGAAGTTTTGGCGGCGGTGGTGCCGGTGGAAGTTGGTAG
- a CDS encoding M23 family metallopeptidase: MAKKKYKFNPDTLSYESVGLTWKSKLWKVVTYFSSSLALALIMVVVFVNFYETPKSKALKRENKQLLTQYELLSKDLNKIEGVLTELQQRDDNIYRVIFEAEPIPSTVRKAGFGGANKYSHLENLNNAELVIATASKLDVISKEAYIQSKSYDEVLELALNKEKMLAALPAIQPITNKDLKRISSGWGYRIHPIYKVRKMHWGQDFTAPVGTPVFATGDGVIEDIQGSKRSRVGLGLNIKMDHGFGYETVYGHLSGFNVKRGQKVKRGEIIGYVGSSGGSTAPHLHYEVHKNGKKVNPAYYLFKDLTPQEYDKMIAISSNIGQSLD, encoded by the coding sequence ATGGCAAAGAAAAAATATAAGTTTAATCCGGACACCCTCAGTTACGAAAGTGTAGGCCTAACCTGGAAGTCGAAATTATGGAAGGTAGTAACTTATTTTTCGAGTAGTTTGGCGCTTGCTTTAATTATGGTTGTAGTGTTCGTTAACTTTTACGAAACGCCTAAATCAAAAGCCTTAAAGCGGGAGAATAAACAATTACTTACGCAATACGAGTTGCTGTCGAAAGATTTAAACAAAATTGAAGGCGTATTAACTGAACTACAACAACGCGACGACAATATTTACCGTGTTATTTTTGAGGCAGAACCAATTCCTTCAACGGTGCGTAAAGCCGGTTTTGGAGGAGCAAATAAATACTCTCATCTTGAAAATCTGAACAATGCAGAGCTGGTTATTGCAACTGCGAGCAAATTAGATGTAATTTCAAAAGAGGCCTATATTCAGTCGAAATCATACGATGAAGTATTAGAACTTGCTTTAAATAAAGAAAAAATGCTGGCTGCATTACCGGCCATTCAACCCATTACCAACAAAGACCTGAAACGGATTTCAAGTGGTTGGGGATACCGTATACACCCCATTTACAAAGTGCGGAAAATGCACTGGGGACAAGACTTTACAGCACCGGTTGGAACGCCTGTTTTTGCTACCGGAGACGGTGTAATTGAGGACATTCAGGGTTCTAAAAGAAGCAGAGTAGGATTGGGATTGAACATTAAAATGGACCATGGTTTCGGTTACGAAACGGTTTATGGTCATTTAAGCGGATTTAATGTAAAACGCGGACAAAAAGTTAAACGTGGCGAAATAATTGGCTACGTAGGAAGTTCTGGCGGTTCTACAGCTCCTCACCTTCATTACGAAGTGCATAAAAACGGCAAAAAAGTAAATCCGGCTTATTATTTATTTAAAGACCTAACTCCACAGGAATACGATAAAATGATCGCTATTTCTTCGAATATCGGTCAGTCGCTGGATTAA
- a CDS encoding LemA family protein — MKRLKIVLIALVSAFLFSSCGYNKMVEMDEQVTASWAQVENVYQRRADLIPNLVNTVKGYAAHEQETLTGVIEARSKATSVNIDPTNMNPQMLQQFNQAQEGLSSALSRLMVVVEKYPDLKANQNFMDLQAQLEGTENRIAVERRKFNETTQGYNAYIRKFPRVIYAGWFGFEKKTYFEAQQGAEKAPEVQF, encoded by the coding sequence ATGAAACGATTAAAAATTGTATTGATAGCTTTAGTTAGTGCCTTTTTGTTTTCGAGCTGCGGTTATAATAAGATGGTTGAGATGGACGAGCAGGTAACTGCATCGTGGGCTCAGGTAGAAAACGTTTATCAGCGCCGTGCCGATTTAATTCCGAATTTGGTAAATACGGTGAAAGGTTATGCGGCACACGAGCAGGAAACTTTAACAGGAGTTATTGAAGCACGTTCGAAAGCAACTTCAGTAAACATCGATCCGACCAATATGAATCCTCAAATGTTGCAACAATTTAACCAGGCTCAGGAAGGTTTGTCTTCGGCATTGAGTCGTTTGATGGTGGTTGTTGAAAAATATCCCGATTTAAAAGCCAACCAGAACTTTATGGATTTACAGGCTCAATTGGAAGGCACCGAAAACCGCATTGCAGTTGAACGTCGTAAGTTTAATGAAACCACACAAGGTTACAATGCATACATCCGGAAGTTTCCACGAGTAATTTATGCCGGTTGGTTTGGTTTCGAGAAGAAAACCTATTTTGAAGCTCAGCAAGGAGCAGAAAAAGCACCCGAAGTACAGTTCTAA
- a CDS encoding PIG-L deacetylase family protein, whose product MKSSILFVFVIIFAFAIQAQDSKINIVVIGAHPDDADVDVGGTAYQFAEMGHNVLFVSLTNGDAGHYSKGGGALAKIRMAEAQEAGKRIGVTYKVLDHHDAELMPTLELRHQIIRLIRNWNADVVITHRPYDYHPDHRNTAIAVQDAAFLVTVPNVAPDVPALRINPVFLYSHDNFQKPNPFQPDIAVDITAVYDKKVYGMAAHESQFFEWLPWLNGVLNQVPDSEKERLEWLGEVRSQKISPEAYATLVKWYGKEKAEQVRMAETFEICEFGKHPSDEEIRQLFPMLEK is encoded by the coding sequence ATGAAAAGTTCGATCTTGTTTGTTTTCGTTATAATTTTTGCGTTTGCCATACAGGCACAGGATTCAAAGATAAATATTGTTGTAATTGGAGCACATCCCGATGATGCAGATGTTGATGTGGGTGGAACAGCCTATCAGTTTGCTGAAATGGGGCACAATGTTTTGTTTGTATCGCTTACAAATGGCGATGCGGGCCATTACAGCAAAGGTGGCGGTGCACTGGCAAAAATAAGAATGGCGGAAGCACAGGAAGCCGGGAAACGAATCGGAGTGACATACAAAGTACTCGATCATCACGATGCAGAACTGATGCCAACGCTTGAACTTCGGCATCAAATCATACGCCTTATTCGAAACTGGAATGCAGATGTTGTAATCACTCACCGTCCGTATGATTATCACCCCGACCACAGAAATACAGCAATTGCCGTTCAGGATGCTGCCTTTTTGGTTACCGTTCCGAATGTGGCTCCCGATGTCCCGGCGCTGCGAATCAACCCGGTATTTTTGTACTCGCACGACAACTTTCAAAAACCAAATCCTTTTCAACCCGATATTGCGGTAGACATTACTGCAGTGTACGACAAAAAGGTTTATGGAATGGCTGCACACGAATCGCAATTTTTTGAGTGGTTGCCCTGGCTCAACGGGGTGCTGAATCAAGTACCGGATTCAGAAAAAGAAAGATTGGAATGGCTGGGCGAGGTTCGTTCTCAAAAAATTTCACCCGAAGCATACGCGACATTGGTGAAATGGTATGGAAAAGAAAAAGCTGAACAGGTTCGAATGGCGGAAACTTTTGAAATTTGCGAGTTCGGAAAACATCCTTCGGATGAAGAGATTCGCCAACTGTTTCCAATGCTTGAAAAATAA
- the alaS gene encoding alanine--tRNA ligase: MKTSKEIRKAFLDFFTEKEHQIVNSAPMVVKGDPTLMFTNAGMNQFKDQFLGNEPVKYPRVADTQKCLRVSGKHNDLEEVGLDTYHHTMFEMLGNWSFGDYFKKEAIDWAWEFLVTNMGISEDRLYATVFEGSADDNQERDNEAAGYWEQYLPKDRILNGNKKDNFWEMGETGPCGPCSEVHVDIRSEEERAKVPGKDLVNMDHPQVIEIWNLVFIQFNRKANGSLENLPDKHVDTGMGFERLCMVLQGVQSNYDTDVFQNTIAELGKLCNKKYGEEEKADIAMRVIADHLRAVAFAIADGQLPSNNKAGYVIRRILRRAVRYGYTFLGFKEAFMYRLVEALKQNMGDAFAELVSQQQLIEKVIKEEEESFLRTLSTGIKLLDDIIAKAKKDSLTQIEGKDAFVLYDTFGFPLDLTELITRENGLGVDEKGFAVEMQAQKDRSRNAAAQETDDWVELRKIEQTEFLGYDKLEAEIRISRYRKVTQKKKSFFQLVFDQTPFYGESGGQVGDTGYIEFEGVKTSIFDTQKENNLIVHLVEKLPENPEEYFTAVVNTNRRTNIANNHTATHLLHAALREVLGTHVEQKGSLVNADHLRFDFSHFQKLSDKEIKKVEKIVNEKIRLNSVLEENRAMPIEAAKESGAMMLFGEKYGDAVRVIKFGESVELCGGTHVGATGQIGMLKIVSESAIAAGVRRIEAITAARAEKYINDQLDLLESIKDALKGSKDVLGSVVTLSKQNSELSKQIENFQRENLKIVKANLKSKILMERGVNIIADKISIENAALVKDLAFQLKGEVDDLFLVIGAEVDGKPNLTIMISDNIVAEKGLNAGQIVREAGKEIKGGGGGQPFYATAGGKDVSGLEAAIEKALSFLQ, translated from the coding sequence ATGAAGACTTCTAAGGAGATACGTAAAGCTTTTCTCGACTTTTTTACCGAGAAAGAACACCAGATTGTTAACTCGGCACCCATGGTTGTGAAGGGCGATCCAACACTAATGTTTACCAATGCGGGGATGAACCAGTTCAAAGATCAGTTTTTAGGAAATGAACCCGTTAAATACCCTCGTGTTGCCGATACTCAGAAGTGTTTGCGTGTTTCGGGAAAGCACAACGACCTGGAAGAAGTTGGTTTGGATACTTATCATCATACCATGTTCGAGATGCTTGGAAACTGGTCGTTTGGCGATTATTTTAAAAAGGAAGCCATTGACTGGGCCTGGGAATTTTTGGTAACCAACATGGGAATTTCGGAAGACCGTTTGTATGCTACCGTTTTTGAAGGAAGTGCCGATGATAATCAGGAGCGCGATAACGAAGCTGCCGGTTACTGGGAACAATATTTACCCAAAGACCGGATTCTTAACGGAAATAAAAAGGACAACTTTTGGGAAATGGGTGAAACCGGACCTTGCGGACCATGTTCGGAAGTGCATGTTGATATTCGTTCGGAAGAAGAACGTGCAAAAGTGCCCGGAAAAGACCTGGTAAACATGGATCATCCGCAGGTAATTGAAATCTGGAATCTGGTATTTATTCAGTTTAACCGAAAAGCAAACGGAAGTCTGGAGAATTTGCCCGACAAACATGTGGATACCGGAATGGGTTTCGAGCGTTTGTGTATGGTATTACAAGGTGTTCAATCGAATTACGATACCGATGTTTTTCAGAACACAATTGCTGAACTTGGAAAATTATGCAATAAAAAATATGGAGAAGAGGAAAAAGCAGACATTGCCATGCGTGTTATTGCCGACCACTTGCGTGCAGTTGCTTTTGCCATTGCCGACGGACAGTTGCCATCGAACAACAAAGCCGGTTATGTAATTCGTCGTATTTTGCGCCGCGCCGTTCGTTACGGTTATACTTTCCTCGGATTTAAAGAGGCGTTTATGTACCGGTTGGTAGAAGCATTAAAACAAAATATGGGCGATGCTTTCGCCGAGTTGGTTAGTCAGCAACAATTAATTGAAAAAGTAATTAAGGAAGAAGAAGAATCATTCTTACGTACTCTTTCAACAGGTATTAAATTGTTGGATGATATAATTGCAAAAGCCAAAAAAGATAGTCTTACACAGATTGAAGGGAAAGATGCTTTTGTATTGTATGATACTTTTGGATTTCCTTTGGATTTAACCGAACTGATTACACGCGAAAATGGTTTAGGTGTAGATGAAAAAGGTTTTGCAGTAGAAATGCAGGCTCAAAAAGACCGGTCGAGAAATGCGGCAGCACAGGAAACCGATGATTGGGTGGAATTGCGCAAAATTGAACAGACTGAATTTTTAGGATACGATAAACTAGAGGCGGAAATACGTATTTCGCGCTACCGAAAAGTGACTCAAAAGAAAAAATCATTTTTCCAGTTGGTTTTCGATCAGACTCCGTTTTATGGCGAATCGGGAGGTCAGGTTGGCGACACCGGTTACATCGAGTTTGAAGGTGTAAAAACATCGATCTTCGATACACAAAAAGAAAATAACCTGATTGTACACCTGGTTGAAAAATTACCTGAAAATCCGGAAGAATATTTTACAGCAGTTGTAAATACAAACCGTCGCACCAATATTGCAAATAACCACACTGCAACCCACTTGTTGCACGCTGCTTTACGCGAAGTGCTTGGTACACATGTTGAACAAAAGGGATCGCTGGTAAATGCCGATCACCTGCGTTTCGACTTTTCTCATTTTCAGAAATTGAGCGATAAGGAAATTAAAAAAGTGGAAAAAATTGTAAACGAAAAAATTCGTCTGAATTCGGTTCTGGAAGAAAACAGAGCTATGCCAATTGAAGCTGCAAAAGAAAGTGGCGCAATGATGCTTTTTGGCGAAAAATATGGCGATGCAGTGCGCGTAATTAAGTTTGGCGAATCAGTTGAATTGTGTGGTGGAACGCACGTTGGTGCAACCGGCCAGATCGGAATGTTGAAAATTGTTTCGGAAAGTGCCATTGCAGCCGGTGTGCGTCGTATTGAAGCCATTACTGCAGCACGTGCCGAAAAATACATCAACGATCAGCTTGATTTATTGGAAAGTATTAAAGATGCATTAAAAGGATCGAAAGATGTATTGGGAAGTGTTGTAACACTGAGCAAACAAAATTCGGAGCTTTCGAAACAGATTGAAAATTTCCAACGCGAAAATCTGAAAATCGTAAAAGCCAACTTAAAAAGTAAAATTTTGATGGAGCGCGGCGTAAATATCATTGCCGACAAAATAAGTATTGAAAATGCGGCCTTGGTTAAAGATTTAGCTTTTCAGTTAAAGGGTGAAGTGGACGATTTATTCCTGGTAATTGGTGCCGAGGTAGATGGCAAACCCAATCTTACAATTATGATTTCGGATAATATAGTTGCCGAAAAAGGGTTAAACGCCGGTCAGATTGTTCGCGAAGCAGGAAAAGAAATAAAAGGAGGTGGCGGTGGCCAGCCTTTCTACGCAACTGCCGGAGGAAAAGATGTAAGTGGGTTGGAAGCTGCAATCGAAAAAGCGCTTTCATTTCTGCAATAA
- a CDS encoding urocanate hydratase, which translates to MNSADFKTAILEGIPNELPLPLPYETTINHAPKRKDILSDKEKKLALKNALRYFPEHFHEVLAPEFLNELNIFGRIYMYRFRPDYKMYARPIDEYPAKSKQAASIMLMIQNNLDYAVAQHPHELITYGGNGAVFQNWAQYLLTMKYLAEITDEQTLVMYSGHPMGLYPSHKNAPRVVVTNGMVIPNYSGRDDYERMNALGVSQYGQMTAGSYMYIGPQGIVHGTTITVMNAARLHSPGDFGGKVFVTSGLGGMSGAQPKATVIAGMICLVAEINPKVVEVRHSQGWVDEVFTDLDELLARTKTAQQNKEAVSLVYQGNVIDLWEKLADSTTKIELGSDQTSLHNPFAGGYYPAGLSFEEANKMMADEPEQFKEEVYKSLRRHVAAVNKMTTNGMYFWDYGNAFLLEASRAGADITNNDGDFIYPSYVQDIMGPLFFDYGFGPFRWVCTSGKPEDLEITDKIAADVLSELAQSAPDEITRQMEDNIHWIREAGKNKLVVGSQARILYADCNGRTKIAKAFNDAIRDGKISAPIVLGRDHHDVSGTDSPYRETSNIYDGSSFTADMAVQNFVGDGFRGATWISLHNGGGVGWGEVINGGFGMTIDGSAEAEERLKMMLHWDVNNGISRRSWARNKPALFAIKQAMKENPNLKVTLPNEADEHLLDGLFNELLN; encoded by the coding sequence ATGAATTCAGCAGACTTTAAAACAGCAATACTGGAAGGAATTCCAAACGAACTTCCCTTACCTTTACCTTACGAAACAACTATCAATCACGCTCCAAAACGAAAAGATATTCTTTCGGACAAGGAGAAAAAGCTGGCTTTAAAAAATGCACTTCGCTATTTCCCCGAGCATTTTCATGAAGTGTTGGCACCTGAATTTTTGAATGAACTAAATATTTTTGGTCGAATATACATGTATCGTTTCCGCCCCGATTATAAAATGTATGCCCGACCTATTGATGAATATCCTGCAAAATCAAAACAGGCAGCTTCTATTATGCTAATGATTCAGAACAACCTGGATTATGCAGTGGCACAACATCCGCACGAATTGATTACCTACGGCGGAAATGGAGCCGTTTTTCAAAACTGGGCACAATACCTGCTCACCATGAAATACCTGGCCGAAATTACCGACGAACAAACGCTGGTGATGTACTCGGGCCATCCGATGGGCTTGTATCCTTCGCATAAAAACGCGCCACGTGTTGTGGTTACCAACGGCATGGTAATTCCAAACTATTCGGGACGCGATGATTACGAACGAATGAATGCGCTGGGTGTTTCCCAATACGGACAAATGACTGCCGGATCGTATATGTATATTGGCCCGCAGGGAATTGTGCACGGAACAACCATTACCGTAATGAACGCTGCACGTTTGCATTCGCCCGGCGATTTTGGAGGAAAAGTATTTGTTACAAGCGGCCTTGGAGGAATGTCGGGTGCGCAACCGAAAGCAACCGTTATTGCAGGAATGATCTGCCTGGTTGCCGAAATTAATCCAAAAGTTGTTGAAGTGCGCCACAGCCAGGGATGGGTGGACGAAGTATTTACTGATTTAGATGAGTTACTGGCACGAACAAAAACGGCACAGCAAAACAAAGAAGCCGTGTCGCTGGTGTACCAGGGAAACGTAATCGATCTTTGGGAAAAGCTGGCAGATTCAACCACTAAAATTGAATTGGGTTCCGATCAAACCTCGTTGCACAATCCGTTTGCAGGCGGTTACTACCCTGCCGGCTTAAGTTTTGAGGAAGCCAATAAAATGATGGCAGATGAACCTGAACAGTTTAAGGAGGAAGTATATAAATCGTTGCGCCGCCATGTTGCTGCGGTAAATAAAATGACAACGAACGGCATGTATTTCTGGGATTATGGCAATGCCTTTTTACTGGAAGCCAGCCGGGCAGGAGCAGACATCACCAATAACGATGGAGATTTTATTTACCCGTCGTATGTACAGGATATAATGGGCCCCTTGTTCTTCGATTACGGTTTTGGCCCATTCCGCTGGGTGTGTACCTCGGGCAAACCGGAAGATCTGGAAATTACCGACAAAATTGCCGCCGATGTACTCTCTGAATTGGCTCAATCGGCACCGGATGAAATTACGCGACAAATGGAAGATAACATTCACTGGATACGCGAAGCCGGTAAAAACAAACTGGTAGTTGGTTCGCAGGCACGTATTTTATATGCCGACTGCAATGGCCGCACAAAAATTGCAAAAGCGTTTAACGATGCCATTCGCGATGGAAAAATTTCGGCACCCATTGTTTTGGGACGCGATCATCATGATGTTTCGGGCACCGACTCGCCTTACCGCGAAACTTCAAATATTTACGATGGATCATCATTCACAGCTGATATGGCCGTACAGAATTTTGTGGGTGACGGGTTCCGGGGTGCCACCTGGATTTCGCTGCACAATGGCGGTGGTGTTGGCTGGGGCGAAGTAATTAACGGCGGTTTTGGCATGACGATAGATGGTTCAGCCGAGGCGGAAGAACGCCTGAAAATGATGCTGCACTGGGATGTAAACAATGGTATTTCGCGCCGAAGCTGGGCACGCAACAAACCGGCACTTTTTGCCATAAAACAGGCCATGAAAGAAAATCCAAATTTAAAAGTGACACTGCCCAATGAAGCTGATGAGCATCTGCTGGATGGTTTGTTTAACGAACTGCTGAATTGA
- a CDS encoding C4-type zinc ribbon domain-containing protein, with protein sequence MNKQYSRQEEKDISIEEKLRALHELQSVVSEVDKIKTLRGELPLEVQDLEDDIAGLKTRLTNLDDEIKNLDTAINNKKIAIKDSQALIVKYTEQQNNVRNNREFDSLSKEIEFQNLEIELSEKRIKEFTAEMSEKKEAVTTSKVQLTEREEDLERKKTELSEITAETKIEEEKLKSKSEKIESFVEARLLQAFKRIRKNARNGLAVVTIQRDACGGCFNKIPPQRQMDIASRKKIIVCEYCGRILVDEKINVVEDLDIAD encoded by the coding sequence ATGAATAAGCAATATTCAAGGCAAGAAGAAAAAGACATATCAATAGAAGAAAAATTACGCGCATTGCACGAATTGCAAAGTGTAGTTTCCGAAGTTGACAAAATAAAAACCCTAAGGGGTGAGCTTCCTTTGGAAGTTCAGGATTTGGAAGACGACATTGCCGGTTTAAAAACGAGGTTAACAAATCTTGATGACGAGATTAAAAATCTTGACACAGCAATTAACAACAAAAAAATTGCGATCAAAGATTCGCAGGCCTTAATTGTAAAATATACCGAGCAGCAAAACAATGTTCGTAACAACCGTGAGTTTGATTCACTTTCGAAAGAAATTGAATTCCAAAATCTTGAAATCGAACTTTCTGAAAAGAGGATTAAAGAATTTACGGCAGAAATGAGTGAAAAGAAAGAAGCTGTAACTACTTCTAAAGTTCAACTTACTGAGCGTGAAGAAGATCTTGAAAGAAAGAAAACAGAACTTTCGGAGATTACTGCAGAGACCAAAATTGAAGAGGAAAAATTAAAGTCTAAATCAGAAAAAATCGAGTCGTTTGTAGAAGCTCGTTTGCTTCAGGCTTTTAAACGTATCCGCAAAAATGCCAGAAATGGTTTGGCCGTTGTAACGATTCAGCGTGATGCTTGCGGTGGTTGTTTTAACAAAATTCCACCACAGCGCCAGATGGATATTGCCAGCCGTAAAAAAATTATTGTTTGCGAATATTGCGGACGTATTTTGGTTGACGAAAAAATCAACGTTGTTGAAGATTTGGATATAGCTGATTAA